The Mycobacterium paragordonae genome segment AGCACCCAGCGGCGGCTCAGTGCGCAACGGCGCCGCGATACTGCCCCGGAAATCGCGGTGCGGCGGGAGCTGCACCGCCGGGGCCACCGCTTCTACGTCGACCGCGCACCCCTGGCAGGTCTACGGCGACGTGCCGATCTGTTGTTCCCGCGGCGCAAGGTCGCGGTCTACGTCGACGGCTGTTTCTGGCACTGCTGTCCATGGCACGCCACCCACCCGAAACGTAACGCCGACTGGTGGGCCGCAAA includes the following:
- a CDS encoding very short patch repair endonuclease → MPPTPSTQRRLSAQRRRDTAPEIAVRRELHRRGHRFYVDRAPLAGLRRRADLLFPRRKVAVYVDGCFWHCCPWHATHPKRNADWWAAKLATNVARDRDTDARLAAAGWITVRVWEHQHFVEAADLVEQALRTSRSS